A window of Longispora fulva contains these coding sequences:
- a CDS encoding energy-coupling factor transporter transmembrane component T family protein, with protein sequence MRFGAPLVARETALTRRSPVAKLGAATILSFALISTLDAVAPAIALAGTLAVVPLFGIPLSRLVVRCWPLLVSALGMVVATALFAAEPTGEHLFWAVTTGSVGNGFSLALRLLAVALPGVVAFATIDPTDLADALIQQVRLSPRYAIGTLAALRLLPLLADEWRLLVLARRARGVAARGPVSWARIAAGTAFALLVGAIRKGVRLAVAMDARGFASGRPRTNARVSTFTVADGLLVAGAVALAALALGVSLATGAFRPLL encoded by the coding sequence GTGAGGTTCGGTGCGCCCTTGGTGGCGCGGGAGACGGCGCTGACCCGGCGGTCCCCCGTCGCCAAGCTGGGTGCGGCGACGATCCTGTCGTTCGCGCTGATCAGCACACTGGACGCCGTCGCGCCGGCCATCGCGCTGGCCGGCACCCTCGCTGTCGTGCCCCTGTTCGGCATCCCACTCAGCCGGCTGGTCGTACGGTGCTGGCCGCTGCTGGTGTCGGCGCTGGGCATGGTCGTCGCCACCGCGCTGTTCGCGGCGGAGCCGACCGGGGAGCACCTGTTCTGGGCCGTGACCACCGGCTCGGTCGGCAACGGGTTCAGCCTGGCGCTGCGGCTGCTGGCCGTGGCGTTGCCGGGCGTGGTGGCGTTCGCGACCATCGACCCCACGGACCTCGCCGACGCGCTGATCCAGCAGGTCCGGTTGTCGCCGAGGTACGCGATCGGCACCCTCGCGGCCCTGCGCCTGCTCCCCCTGCTCGCCGACGAGTGGCGGCTGCTGGTGTTGGCCCGTCGGGCGCGCGGAGTGGCTGCCCGTGGCCCGGTGTCGTGGGCCCGGATCGCGGCGGGGACGGCGTTCGCGCTGCTCGTCGGGGCGATCCGCAAGGGGGTCCGGCTCGCGGTGGCGATGGACGCGCGCGGTTTCGCCTCGGGCCGGCCCCGGACGAACGCCCGGGTCAGCACGTTCACGGTGGCGGACGGGCTGCTCGTGGCGGGGGCTGTGGCACTCGCCGCGCTGGCCCTGGGCGTGAGCCTGGCGACGGGGGCGTTCCGTCCCCTGCTCTGA